In Pseudomonas alcaliphila JAB1, a single window of DNA contains:
- the gspH gene encoding type II secretion system minor pseudopilin GspH codes for MKAQRGFTLIELLVVLVILGSLIGLAVFSTGIAGPARELRSEAERLSGLIGVLVDEAVLDNREYGLSFTRDGYRVLRYDPQRGEWQALDRQAHRLPEWAELAFEVDGEALSLTTDASADTPQLLILSSGELTPFRLRIAERRRDGLRLQLSSDGFGLPRVEELGTGRAR; via the coding sequence TTGAAGGCGCAGCGCGGCTTCACCCTGATCGAGCTGCTGGTGGTGCTGGTCATTCTCGGCAGCCTGATCGGTCTGGCGGTGTTCAGTACCGGCATCGCCGGGCCGGCGCGCGAACTGCGCAGCGAGGCCGAGCGCCTCAGTGGGCTGATCGGTGTGCTGGTCGATGAAGCGGTGCTGGATAATCGTGAATACGGCTTGAGCTTTACCCGCGACGGTTACCGGGTGCTGCGCTACGATCCGCAGCGCGGCGAGTGGCAGGCACTGGATCGTCAGGCCCATCGCCTGCCGGAATGGGCCGAGCTGGCATTCGAGGTCGATGGCGAGGCCTTGAGCCTAACAACCGATGCCAGTGCTGATACGCCACAGTTGCTGATCCTTTCCAGTGGCGAGCTGACGCCGTTTCGCCTGCGTATCGCCGAACGCCGTCGTGACGGCCTGCGTCTGCAACTGTCCAGCGATGGCTTCGGTCTGCCGCGTGTTGAGGAGCTGGGCACGGGGCGCGCCAGATGA
- the xcpS gene encoding GspF family T2SS innner membrane protein variant XcpS, translated as MAAFEYIALDGRGRQQKGVLEADSARQVRQLLRERQLAPLEVKATRSREQDSGQARLGFVRGLSARDLALVTRQLATLIQAALPIEEALRAAAAQSTSSRIQSMLLAVRARVLEGHSLAGSLKEFPAAFPELYRATVAAGEHAGHLGPVLEQLADYTEQRQQSRQKVQLALLYPVILMCASLLIVGFLLGYVVPDVVKVFVDSGQTLPALTRGLIALSDWVKAWGLVALVALILAVVALRAALRDEAFRLRWHRFLLRIPLVGRLGRATDCARFASTLAILTRSGVPLVEALAIAGEVIGNRVIRGEVLVAAQKVREGGSLTRSLEATGQFPPMMLHMIASGERSGELDQMLARTAKNQENDLGAQIALLVGLFEPFMLVFMGAVVLVIVLAILLPILSLNQMVG; from the coding sequence ATGGCTGCCTTTGAATATATCGCCCTCGACGGGCGCGGCCGCCAGCAGAAAGGCGTGCTGGAAGCCGACAGCGCGCGCCAGGTGCGCCAACTGCTGCGCGAGCGCCAACTGGCGCCGCTGGAGGTCAAGGCCACGCGCAGCCGCGAGCAGGACAGTGGGCAGGCACGCCTGGGTTTTGTACGTGGCCTGTCGGCGCGCGACCTGGCGCTGGTCACTCGCCAACTTGCGACGCTGATCCAGGCGGCGCTGCCCATCGAAGAAGCGCTGCGCGCCGCCGCGGCGCAATCCACCAGTTCGCGTATCCAAAGCATGCTCCTGGCGGTGCGCGCCCGCGTGCTGGAGGGCCATAGCCTGGCCGGCAGTCTGAAGGAATTTCCGGCCGCCTTCCCCGAGTTGTACCGCGCCACGGTGGCGGCGGGGGAACATGCCGGGCACCTCGGCCCGGTGCTGGAGCAATTGGCCGACTACACCGAACAGCGCCAGCAGTCGCGGCAGAAGGTGCAACTGGCGTTGCTTTACCCGGTGATCCTGATGTGCGCGTCCTTGCTGATCGTCGGCTTTCTGCTCGGTTACGTGGTGCCGGACGTGGTCAAGGTATTCGTCGACTCGGGGCAGACCCTGCCGGCGCTGACACGCGGGCTGATCGCCCTGAGCGACTGGGTCAAGGCCTGGGGGCTGGTTGCCCTGGTGGCGCTGATCCTGGCGGTCGTCGCCTTGCGCGCAGCCCTGCGTGACGAGGCGTTCAGGTTGCGCTGGCATCGATTTCTGCTGCGCATACCGCTGGTCGGACGGCTGGGGCGTGCCACCGATTGCGCGCGTTTTGCCTCGACCCTGGCGATCCTCACCCGCAGTGGTGTGCCGCTGGTGGAGGCGCTGGCGATTGCTGGCGAGGTGATCGGCAACCGGGTGATCCGTGGCGAGGTGCTGGTGGCGGCGCAGAAGGTGCGCGAAGGTGGCAGCCTGACCCGCTCGCTGGAGGCCACCGGACAGTTTCCGCCGATGATGCTGCACATGATCGCCAGTGGTGAGCGTTCCGGCGAGCTGGATCAGATGTTGGCGCGTACGGCGAAGAATCAGGAGAACGACCTCGGCGCACAGATCGCTCTGCTGGTCGGCTTGTTCGAGCCGTTCATGCTGGTATTCATGGGGGCAGTGGTGCTGGTGATCGTACTGGCCATCCTGCTGCCCATTCTTTCTTTGAACCAAATGGTGGGATAG
- the gspJ gene encoding type II secretion system minor pseudopilin GspJ, giving the protein MMCWSAQRGFTLLELLIAIAIFALLGLATYRMLDSVLSADAVTREHERQLRELTRALSAFERDLRQVTVRPIRDAFGDAQPALHGDLADATALELSRVGWRNPLGQPRAEVQRVRWQLSGEQWQRRYWRVLDRAQDSTPQIQQALDGVESLSLRYLDKDGQWQPDWPPANASGDGLLTELPRAVELRLQHRRYGELRRLLRLPDLPAQNAAGAPPEDSNEVPQS; this is encoded by the coding sequence ATGATGTGTTGGAGCGCTCAGCGCGGCTTTACCCTGCTCGAGCTGCTGATCGCCATTGCCATCTTCGCCCTGCTGGGCCTGGCCACCTACCGCATGCTCGACAGCGTGCTCAGCGCCGATGCCGTCACCCGCGAGCACGAACGCCAGTTGCGCGAGTTGACCCGCGCCCTGTCAGCCTTCGAGCGCGATCTGCGCCAGGTGACGGTACGGCCGATTCGCGATGCTTTCGGTGATGCCCAGCCGGCGCTGCACGGCGATCTGGCTGATGCCACGGCGCTGGAGCTGAGTCGCGTCGGCTGGCGCAACCCGCTCGGCCAACCGCGTGCCGAGGTGCAGCGGGTGCGTTGGCAGCTCAGTGGTGAACAGTGGCAGCGGCGTTACTGGCGCGTGCTGGATCGCGCGCAGGACAGCACGCCGCAGATCCAGCAGGCGCTCGATGGCGTCGAGTCGTTGAGCCTGCGTTATCTGGACAAGGACGGCCAGTGGCAGCCTGACTGGCCGCCAGCCAATGCCTCTGGCGACGGTTTGCTCACCGAGCTGCCGCGCGCTGTGGAACTGCGCCTGCAGCATCGCCGCTATGGCGAACTGCGCCGTCTGCTGCGCCTGCCCGATCTGCCGGCGCAGAACGCTGCCGGCGCGCCGCCAGAGGATTCTAACGAGGTGCCGCAGTCATGA
- the gspL gene encoding type II secretion system protein GspL, whose translation MNPTWIFLPPETCHALSADLPVQRVTADDSRALSLAEALADLPAHWELVLPVEAVTACAVQLPTQKARWMRQALPFAVEELLAEEVELMHLALGEQLADGRHRVYALRASWLRECLALCAAQPPQAIRVDADLLPRQGSQLLWLQSRWLLGGEAPWRLALQTEDWPALAGRCPSPCIASAPAGQVLPEPVDEVHLLEDAHQWLVHQGNGVDLAQGEFALRQSGDSWRRWRPLAGVLALCLVLQWGFNFAQGWYLQREADAYAASSEALYRELFPQDSKLINLRAQFDQHLAQSTGGDSPVLGLLAEVAAALQADGAALVQVNQLDYSATRGDLSLQLQAPGFAELERLRERLEESGLSVQMGSASREAEGVSARVVIGG comes from the coding sequence ATGAACCCGACATGGATATTCCTGCCGCCTGAGACGTGCCACGCACTCTCAGCGGATCTACCCGTGCAGCGCGTTACGGCGGATGACAGTCGCGCCTTGAGCCTGGCCGAGGCATTGGCCGATTTGCCGGCACACTGGGAGCTGGTGCTGCCGGTAGAGGCGGTCACCGCCTGCGCCGTGCAACTGCCGACGCAGAAGGCGCGCTGGATGCGTCAGGCGTTGCCGTTCGCGGTGGAGGAACTGCTGGCCGAAGAGGTCGAGTTGATGCACCTGGCGCTGGGTGAGCAACTGGCCGATGGCCGTCACCGCGTCTATGCGCTGCGCGCCAGTTGGCTGCGCGAGTGCCTGGCCCTGTGCGCGGCGCAACCGCCGCAGGCGATTCGCGTCGATGCCGATCTGCTGCCACGCCAGGGCAGTCAGCTGCTCTGGTTGCAGTCGCGCTGGTTGCTCGGTGGCGAGGCGCCCTGGCGCCTGGCTTTGCAGACTGAGGACTGGCCAGCGCTGGCAGGCCGTTGCCCATCGCCATGCATCGCCAGTGCGCCAGCTGGGCAGGTGCTGCCCGAGCCGGTGGATGAGGTGCATCTGCTGGAGGACGCGCATCAATGGCTGGTGCATCAGGGCAACGGCGTCGATCTGGCTCAGGGGGAGTTCGCCCTGCGCCAGAGTGGTGACAGTTGGCGGCGTTGGCGCCCGCTGGCGGGGGTGTTGGCACTGTGCCTCGTGCTGCAGTGGGGCTTCAATTTCGCGCAGGGCTGGTACCTGCAGCGCGAAGCCGATGCTTATGCCGCGTCCAGCGAGGCGCTGTACCGCGAGTTGTTTCCTCAGGACAGCAAGCTGATCAACCTGCGTGCGCAGTTCGATCAACATCTGGCGCAGTCCACGGGCGGCGATAGTCCGGTGCTGGGCCTGCTGGCCGAAGTAGCGGCGGCGCTGCAGGCCGATGGCGCAGCGTTGGTGCAGGTCAATCAGCTCGATTACAGCGCGACTCGTGGCGATCTGTCGTTGCAATTGCAGGCGCCGGGTTTTGCCGAGCTGGAGCGTTTGCGTGAGCGTCTGGAGGAATCCGGCCTGTCGGTGCAGATGGGCTCGGCCAGCCGTGAAGCCGAGGGCGTCAGTGCACGCGTGGTGATAGGAGGATGA
- the gspI gene encoding type II secretion system minor pseudopilin GspI encodes MRSARGFTLLEVLVALAIFALIAASVLTASARSVRTASQLENKTLAMWVADNRLTELQLADTPPADGRDQGQVEFVGRRWSWQSEIQATSEPAMRRVTLWVAAEERGASGDLRERAQVTLSGFLGAPQ; translated from the coding sequence ATGAGATCGGCGCGCGGCTTTACCCTGCTCGAAGTGCTGGTGGCCCTGGCCATCTTCGCCCTGATTGCCGCCAGCGTGCTGACTGCCAGCGCACGCAGCGTGCGCACGGCCAGCCAGCTTGAGAACAAGACCCTGGCCATGTGGGTGGCGGACAACCGACTGACCGAGCTGCAACTGGCCGACACGCCACCGGCTGATGGTCGCGACCAGGGCCAGGTGGAGTTCGTCGGCCGTCGCTGGTCGTGGCAGAGCGAAATCCAGGCCACCAGTGAGCCGGCCATGCGTCGTGTGACGTTGTGGGTCGCCGCCGAGGAGCGCGGCGCTTCGGGCGATCTGCGCGAGCGGGCGCAGGTCACGTTGAGTGGTTTCCTGGGGGCGCCGCAGTGA
- the gspK gene encoding type II secretion system minor pseudopilin GspK, translating into MKRQNGVALITVLLVVAVVTVVCAGLIARQQLSIRSSANQLHVTQAWHYALGGETLAKAMLERDLRRGDPRQPVDHLLEPWARPLTFPLDEGGELRVRIVDPNGRLNLNSLVRQGRPNELAVLRLRRLLLRLGIDKPYAERLLDWLDSDSELQGGNGAEDGQYLLATPPYRTANREITDVSELRLLLEMEEADYRRLRPFVSALPSEALLNVNTASAMVLSSLSDGLSPDAALALIAGRGDEGYLSPAAFAAQPALAGLGEQVVQGLAVGSRYFEVFSEVNLGERRVVLRSLLQRSNDGQVSVLARDLGQGGMPPRPIEEEQE; encoded by the coding sequence ATGAAGCGGCAGAATGGGGTGGCGTTGATCACCGTGCTGCTGGTGGTCGCCGTGGTCACGGTGGTGTGTGCCGGGCTGATCGCCCGTCAGCAGCTGTCGATCCGCAGCAGCGCCAACCAGTTGCACGTGACCCAGGCCTGGCACTACGCCCTGGGCGGCGAGACGCTGGCCAAGGCGATGCTCGAGCGCGACTTGCGCCGTGGCGATCCACGTCAGCCGGTTGATCACCTGCTGGAACCTTGGGCCAGGCCGTTGACGTTCCCGCTGGATGAAGGCGGCGAGCTACGGGTACGCATCGTCGACCCCAACGGCCGCTTGAACCTCAACAGCCTGGTGCGCCAGGGGCGGCCCAACGAGCTGGCGGTGCTGCGCCTGCGCCGCCTGCTGTTGCGTCTGGGCATCGATAAACCCTATGCCGAGCGCTTGCTGGACTGGCTCGATAGCGACAGTGAGTTGCAGGGCGGCAATGGCGCCGAGGACGGCCAGTACCTGCTGGCGACACCGCCTTATCGCACGGCCAATCGCGAGATCACCGACGTGTCCGAGCTGCGCCTGCTGCTGGAGATGGAGGAGGCCGACTATCGCCGCCTGCGGCCTTTCGTCAGTGCGCTGCCGAGCGAGGCGTTGCTTAACGTCAACACCGCCAGCGCGATGGTGCTCTCCAGCCTGTCCGACGGATTGAGTCCGGATGCGGCCCTGGCCCTGATCGCCGGGCGTGGTGACGAGGGGTATCTCAGCCCGGCCGCTTTTGCCGCTCAGCCTGCACTCGCCGGGTTGGGCGAGCAGGTGGTGCAGGGGTTGGCGGTCGGCAGCCGGTATTTCGAGGTGTTCAGCGAGGTGAACCTGGGTGAACGCCGGGTGGTATTGCGTAGCCTGCTGCAGCGCAGCAATGATGGCCAGGTCAGTGTCCTGGCGCGTGATCTGGGGCAGGGCGGTATGCCGCCACGGCCCATCGAGGAAGAACAAGAATGA
- the gspG gene encoding type II secretion system major pseudopilin GspG, which yields MRKSQAGFTLIEIMVVVVILGILAALVVPQVMSRPDQAKVTAAQNDIRAIGASLDMYKLDNHNYPSTQQGLEALVSKPSGNPQAKNWNKDGYLKRLPIDPWGNPYQYLAPGTKGAFDLYSLGADGKQGGSDLNADIGNWDL from the coding sequence GTGAGAAAATCTCAGGCGGGCTTCACGCTCATCGAAATCATGGTGGTGGTGGTGATTCTGGGCATTCTGGCGGCACTGGTGGTGCCGCAGGTAATGAGCAGGCCCGATCAGGCCAAGGTCACCGCCGCGCAGAACGACATCCGCGCCATCGGCGCGTCGCTCGACATGTACAAGCTCGACAACCACAACTACCCCAGTACCCAGCAGGGCCTGGAAGCGCTGGTGAGCAAGCCGAGCGGTAACCCACAAGCGAAGAATTGGAACAAGGATGGCTACCTCAAGCGCCTGCCCATCGATCCCTGGGGCAACCCCTATCAATACCTGGCTCCCGGCACCAAGGGCGCATTCGATCTGTATTCGCTTGGCGCCGACGGCAAGCAGGGCGGCAGCGACCTGAACGCCGATATCGGCAACTGGGATCTCTGA